The genomic stretch AAAGAAGAAAAAAGACCCCTACTCTTCTGAAAAGCATCAGCCAAAGTTAACCGATTGGAATTATGTATCAATAAGAAAGGACAGAATTAGGAATATTTATCATCAAACTAATGTGCAATCATGAAGCAAAAAATGCCGATGCTATTTTTATTTATTTCCCTCATAGGTCTGCACATCTTCATGGAAGAACTCTAGGGAAACGCCCGCTTGCTGAAACATGGTTTCGCTTTCGGTGCCTGAATGATATTTCCTTTGGCAAACTACCCTTTTGATACCGCAATTGATGATAAGCATAGCGCAGACCCGACAGGGAGTCATGCGGCAATAAAGTGTGGCACCGTTTAATGATACTCCGTTCTTGGCGGCTGGCAGATAGCATTCTGCTCTGCATGAACCGTGCGCACACAATGCTCTGTCACGGTTCCATCTTCATGCACTACTTTTTTGATTTGATGCCCTACATCATCACAATGTGCCATACCTACCGGAGAGCCTACATAACCGGTTACAAGCAATTGGTTTTCGCGTGCAATCACACAACCACTGCGGCCACGCCCACAGGTGGCGCGCTTGCTGATGGCATCCATCACTTCCATAAAATACTCGTCCCAAGTAGGACGAATGTAGTGTGCTTCGGTTTTTTCACTCATAATGTTTCTCGCTTTTTTATTGAAATGCGTCTAATGAATTTGTTGCAGAACCGTGTCAATATGCTTATAAAGATCATCAAAACTTCCATTGTTATCAAAACAGAAATCGGCCAATTTCATGCAAGCGGAAAGATTCTGTTTGTTTGGATCGGTGGCATTCATTTCCCTTGCTTCGTTGGCTTGAAAAGTTTCGAATGAAATGAAGTCAGTTTCAGAGGCTCGCTCCACGATGCGCTGGTAACGAACCTGTTGATCGGCATCCACAGCGAAAAGATGAAAGTTCCCTTTTCCACGCAGAGCATGGATTTCACCTACCGTTCGGATGCTTTCGATGATACAATCCTTTCCGCTTTGCAAAGCTTCATGGTATAATTCTTCTACGATAAAGCTCGGTGAATTTTTCGCGCGCAGTTCATTGGCTTCAGCCACCATCGTGTCGCGATTTACTTCTAAACCTTTAGCGCGGATCAATTTGGTGAGGTAGCCCCGCACCGAAAAATGGATAAAACCTTTATACTTCGTCAGGTAATCAACGATGGTCCCTTTTCCTGAGCCTAAAGTTCCGGTGATGCCGATAATTTTCACTCAATAATTTTGGGTGAAAATAAATAGTTGCTGGAACTTGCCTCTTGCTGTGAATAACTTGCTGTCTCTTGTGAAAAACGAGATAATATTGGCGAATGAAAATTAAAAGAATAGGTATATTGATTGCCCTCGCCCTGCTGGTGGTTCTGTATTTCTTAAACCGTGCGGACATTGTTTTGGTCAGGCAGGATAAATTTGAAATCTATCAGCTTTCTGCGGAAGGATATGAATTAAAGTCCTTGATTCATTTAGACAATCCGAATCTCCTTTCTTCCACAGTTGAAACCATCCGGCAAGAGTTTCGTGTGGACGGAGTGGTGATTGGCATATTTGAAATGGAACTGAACCAAGGAATCCCCGGCAGGAAGGAGACAGTTTTTCCGGTTAGTATTCGTTTTGGTAATGATGCTATATCGAGCAGTTCACCGGATTCATCTACCCGAAATGTAGAAGTGGAGGTAAAAAGCAAGATCGCTTTCCATAACTTTATTGGCGGCGGAACCATTCAAGCAGACCAAAACTATTCGGTGACTCGTTGAGCCTTAATCTTGCTCGTCTTGTAATTCAAGCGAAACAGTTATAACTTTGAAGCCCTCTATATTCTATGAAGAGTATTCGTTTTGCTAAATATTTCTCAGCCTATCTCAGCATCGGGGTCATCCTCAGTTCGCTGGCGGTGGGCGGGATAGCTGTTTTTATAGCTCCTTTCTACGTGTTCATTGTAATTCCACTCATGGAACTTTTCTTCGGAGGAGATCAAAGCAACATGAGTGAAGTGGAAGAGGAACTTGCAAAAAAGGATTGGAAGTTTGATTTGGTGGTGTATAGCGTAGTCCCATTTCAATTTGCTGTTTTCTTTTTCTTTCTAAACAGAATCAGCGATGGCAGTTTGGCTTGGTGGGAAATTATCGGAATGATTTTCTCTTTTGGGATTTCATGCGGGGTATTCGGAATCAATGTAGCACATGAGTTAGGCCACCGGAATAGCTGGTATGAGAGATTAATGAGCAAAATGTTGCTGCTTACTTCGTTGTATATGCACTTCTTTATTGAACATAACCGAGGACATCATAAAAACGTTTCAACCGATGAAGACCCAGCCTCAGCTAAGTATGGCGAGTCCCTCTATGCTTTTTGGTTTCGTTCGGTAAAAGACGGTTGGCTTTCTGCTTGGCATTTGGAAGGGGGACGCCTAAAAAAGGATAGCAAAGCCTTTTGGAGTATTCATAATGAAATGCTTTGGTATCAAATCGTTCAGGTCTCTATGTTGGCTGCGATTACATTCGTTTGGGGTTGGGAGGTGATGCTCTTTTATCTCGGCGCGGCATCCACCGGCTTTCTTCTGCTTGAAACAGTGAATTACATTGAGCACTATGGGCTGAGAAGGAAAAAAAATGATAATGAGTATTATGACAAAACCATGCCAATCCATTCCTGGAATTCAAACCATCCTATGGGACGCATTATGTTATTTGAACTTTCCCGCCATTCAGACCACCACTACATGCCTTCTAGGAAATATCAAGTCCTTCGTAACTTTGATAATAGCCCGCAAATGCCTACCGGATATACAGGGATGATGGCCATGTCCACCATTCCTCTGCTTTGGTTTGCTATCATGAATCCGAGAATCGAAAAATACAAAGCCACTTTAGAAGGGGCAGCATTGGATTAAAGCTTTCCTCATATCCTCATATCAACCTCATGAAATACTTTACACCGGCTCTCTTCAAATTCCTCGATGGAATATCTAAGAATAACAACAAAGAATGGTTTGATAAAAACAGAACCATTTATGAAAAGGAAGTAAAGGAGCCACTCAAAAGATTGGTGGAGAATATGATTGAAAAACTTTCCAAAGATATACCTGAACTTAACCGCAACCCATCGAAGGCCATCTTTCGTATCAACCGCGACATACGCTTCTCGAAAAACAAGTCGCCCTATAAAAACCATGTGGCAGCGGTATTCAGCAGAACCGGCACCAAGGATTTAGTCTATCCTGGCTTCTATCTTCACATCGGCATAGATGAGATTATGGTAGGAGGGGGAAAGTACTTTTGCAGCAAGGAAGAATTGGCCAATATTCGGCAAGAGATTTACTACAACAACAAAGATTTTATCAAACTGTTAAATGATAAACCATTCAAACAAAAGTTTAAAACGCTGGATGGGGAAAAGAATAAGGTGCTGAAACCGGAATACAAAGACTTCCTTCGGGAACAACCCTTGATAGCCAACAAGCAGTTTTGGTACGGGGCTAAACTTACCCGAAAGGAGATAACCAGCGACAAATTGGATGCTTTGTTGTTATCATATTTTAAGGCGGGGTATAAGATGAATAAATTCCTGTTGGAAGCCAGTCACGGCTAAACAAAATTCAAAATGAAAATACTTCTTTGCATATCCTCCTTAAAAGATATTGAATCTACCTTAACTCATTTTAATGCCCAACCGGAACAGAAGCAGACTTTAAAGTTCATCCATTTTGCCAAAATACTTCATCATGAGGTAGATATTGTAGAGACCGGTGCAGGTATATTCCAAACTACCTATAAGATGGCCAAGGCCTTATCCATTCAGAAATACCATCTAGCTCTAAAGGTAAGTTTAGCTTGTACCTACAATGAAAATATTCCGGTGAGTTCCGTATTAAATATAGTGAACGAGAAGCCGGGTGATTGCGGGATGATGGTAAATGGCGAATGGAAAGACTGGTATGACTTAGACTTAATAAACCGGATGGATGACCCGCACCAAAGAGGTGGTTTTATCAATCTGAACAATGCCTACATGAATGTGTTCGCTCCGTTTAAAAAAGTAGTGGGAGTGACTGTGAATCATTATGCAGATAGAGAATCCTTCCTAATGAAAAAGGAAAAATATAAAGCTGATTGCGAAACTTTGGATAGTCTAGGATTTGTTTACCCCTGCCTGTTTGAAAAGCAAAACTTTTTTCAACTTGGTGTGATAGAACGAAACTTGGCCACCGGGGAGGAAAATCTGCAACTGGCGCAAAAGACCTTGAACAATACCCTGATGGATTTATTAGCTAAGTTATAACCTATAATAAAACGTAAAGTTTACCGGCTTTGGAGGAACGATGTCATCAAAAACATCTACCAGTTCTCCATAGAAACCCGGTCGGCAGCAGAGTTGACAGCCCAAGAAGGTACCGTAACGGTAATGTCCTCCATCTTTCCTTTCAGTTGCACCACTTCTTGCGAAGAGGCCGGGACACCCCAGCGACGCATTTTGCAATCAAACTCGGCGGTCATCACACAATACCGGCGGTCAGGGCTCCATTGACGCTTGGTAATGACAAAATGTGTTTCGCTGGCTATGTTGGAATATTTATCGTTGTTGAAATGCAACATCACCGTTCCTTCTTCCACCGGGCCCATCGTGTTTTCATTGAAAGCATATTCAAAGTTGATGCGCTCCTCGGCAGTGTTGCCTGATTCATCAAAAAACTGATTGCCAAAAAAGGAAATGTGGTTCACCAGTTTCGTAATCTTTTGAGTGCCGGTACCGGTTCGCGCGGTTTGCTCGGTGCTTTGGTTCACCAGTTCGCTGCTGTACCGGTTCTCATCGCGCACAGTGAAATATTTTCCGTCCACCATAGCCGTAAAATGGCCATCCTTCTTATAAATAACAGATGGAGACGGTGGCTTGCTCTCAAATGAAACTGTGGACAAAAGGATAATAATAGAGACTATCGGGGTGAGAAGTCGCTGCATATTTTTATATTTTAAGATGCAAAGAAACCCGTTCAGCCGCTCTTCTACCAATGATTGGGATAAAAGAGATACACTTTCTAAGTCATCTGTTTACTAAATAATACAGTTATCCACATTTGAAGGCTGGATTTATGTGTACGTCCGGGAAGCGGCGAAGGCCTGCTATATCTGACTCTCCGCTCTTACCAGTATTAATGCTTTAGAAATAGATGGAAATGGTGATACGCGCCGAGATAAACACTATCAATACTTCGCTATCCGCATCACCGCTGTTCCTTTTCCGGTTTTTATTTGGAGCAGGTAAATACCGGGATGAAACGCTGAGATTGAAAAGGTGGTTTGTGTTTCAGTTTGAACCAAGGCACCCATAGCATTATAGATGTTGATAGTTTCAACCGGTTCATCTGTTTGGATATTGACATCTGAATGAGTGGGGTTAGGATACACAAGTACTTCCGTGTTATTTGCAGAAACATCACTGATGCCTGTTCCGTTACCTGAGATTTTGTATAACGAGTTGGTATAGGTGCTTTGATCAACAAAAAATAATGAACCGTTATTTTCGGCCATAAGACCTGTATATATAAGAACATTCACGCTGTCTCCAGAGGCATGTTGTATAAGTTTTGTGTTGGCAGGAGTTCCATCCGTCACCCATAAATCGTTGCTTAATTGATTTCCGCTATCGTTAGGCCCATTATAATTGCACAGGAAATACAATTTGCTACCGACCTCGATGAATTGTCTATTAAAATTTGTGCTGTGACCACCTGGCAGTTCACTTAGCAGCGTGGTGCCTTGATGTGTGCCATCAGATTTATATAGGGCATATTCAAAAAATGGTGCTTTATAGCCTGAAATTTTACCGAGATAAAGATGCCCATTGTAAACACAGGTCATTTGAGCGGCACTGTCTTGGAAAATAACGGTCCCGCCAGGCGTTCCGTCAGATTCCCACAAGTTGTTAGGATCGAGCCACGAAGCAAATGTTGCTGAAGTAGTAAAATATACTTTGCCATTATAAGAGGTGAAATATGCTGGCGATGAACCAGAGGGGCCGGGGTTGATGTCTTTGACCAGTGTGGTGTTGCTACCGGTTCCATCGCTGACCCAAAGTTCTGATCCTTCTAAGTCGCTGCTTGCCTCAAAAAACAGTTTGCCGTTTGCAACAGTAAAAAACCTCGGATTGCTGGAGCCTGCTGAATTAATATCCTTAACCATCGTTGTGCCGACCATAGTGCCGTCAGAAGCCCAAAGTTCGTCCCCATTGGTTCCGTTATTTGCCGAGAAATATAACTTCCCGTTATAAATTCCTATTTGCCAATTGATGTTCGATGTGAATGTTATTCCGTTGCCATTTCCCGGATTGATATCCTTTACCATCTGGGTGCCTAAAGCTGTACCATCTGTTTGCCAAAGTTCTTTCCCGTTTATACCATCGTTACCAATAAAATATAGTTTACCATTGAACGCTCCGAAA from Bacteroidota bacterium encodes the following:
- a CDS encoding T9SS type A sorting domain-containing protein, whose translation is MKKFVFTLIVMLLVAAFAHSQTPELVVPIWAENLASANGSLFFSKSDTLMISDGTTAGTHLLKQTGNSLVEAGKFTAYNGKTYFIGADTNGGVEMWVTDGTTSGTNILTELNPSGSGCIDIFGAFNGKLYFIGNDGINGKELWQTDGTALGTQMVKDINPGNGNGITFTSNINWQIGIYNGKLYFSANNGTNGDELWASDGTMVGTTMVKDINSAGSSNPRFFTVANGKLFFEASSDLEGSELWVSDGTGSNTTLVKDINPGPSGSSPAYFTSYNGKVYFTTSATFASWLDPNNLWESDGTPGGTVIFQDSAAQMTCVYNGHLYLGKISGYKAPFFEYALYKSDGTHQGTTLLSELPGGHSTNFNRQFIEVGSKLYFLCNYNGPNDSGNQLSNDLWVTDGTPANTKLIQHASGDSVNVLIYTGLMAENNGSLFFVDQSTYTNSLYKISGNGTGISDVSANNTEVLVYPNPTHSDVNIQTDEPVETINIYNAMGALVQTETQTTFSISAFHPGIYLLQIKTGKGTAVMRIAKY
- a CDS encoding DUF2461 domain-containing protein — protein: MKYFTPALFKFLDGISKNNNKEWFDKNRTIYEKEVKEPLKRLVENMIEKLSKDIPELNRNPSKAIFRINRDIRFSKNKSPYKNHVAAVFSRTGTKDLVYPGFYLHIGIDEIMVGGGKYFCSKEELANIRQEIYYNNKDFIKLLNDKPFKQKFKTLDGEKNKVLKPEYKDFLREQPLIANKQFWYGAKLTRKEITSDKLDALLLSYFKAGYKMNKFLLEASHG
- a CDS encoding AAA family ATPase; the encoded protein is MKIIGITGTLGSGKGTIVDYLTKYKGFIHFSVRGYLTKLIRAKGLEVNRDTMVAEANELRAKNSPSFIVEELYHEALQSGKDCIIESIRTVGEIHALRGKGNFHLFAVDADQQVRYQRIVERASETDFISFETFQANEAREMNATDPNKQNLSACMKLADFCFDNNGSFDDLYKHIDTVLQQIH
- a CDS encoding alkane 1-monooxygenase — its product is MKSIRFAKYFSAYLSIGVILSSLAVGGIAVFIAPFYVFIVIPLMELFFGGDQSNMSEVEEELAKKDWKFDLVVYSVVPFQFAVFFFFLNRISDGSLAWWEIIGMIFSFGISCGVFGINVAHELGHRNSWYERLMSKMLLLTSLYMHFFIEHNRGHHKNVSTDEDPASAKYGESLYAFWFRSVKDGWLSAWHLEGGRLKKDSKAFWSIHNEMLWYQIVQVSMLAAITFVWGWEVMLFYLGAASTGFLLLETVNYIEHYGLRRKKNDNEYYDKTMPIHSWNSNHPMGRIMLFELSRHSDHHYMPSRKYQVLRNFDNSPQMPTGYTGMMAMSTIPLLWFAIMNPRIEKYKATLEGAALD